A single window of Populus nigra chromosome 17, ddPopNigr1.1, whole genome shotgun sequence DNA harbors:
- the LOC133676489 gene encoding WRKY DNA-binding transcription factor 70-like produces the protein MDSSWHGNLPANRKKAIDELVRGQEIAAQLKLVMNKSIGVDESVFAEDLVKKIMNSFNSSLYILNGGEFDEVASQIPQVGSPCWDGRKSSKDSGECGKGTAELKVKDRRGCYKRRKSSHSRTDDSTALTDDGHAWRKYGQKVILNAKYPRNYFRCTHKYDQQCQAIKQVQRIQEEPPLYRTTYYGHHTCKNLLKASQFVLDPSDHHDIDSSILISFNSNGDHASNKPSNSLLTSFQTVKQECCHKEDDMNIPISYDPTAQYNNQASSSDYLLSPDDYMSAFDHGDVISGVNSSCTTSSHSLDMDGIMMESADFDDDGVFGF, from the exons ATGGATTCTTCTTGGCATGGGAATTTACCAGCAAACAGAAAGAAGGCGATAGATGAGCTAGTTAGAGGTCAAGAAATTGCAGCACAACTTAAACTTGTAATGAACAAGTCTATAGGGGTTGATGAGTCTGTGTTTGCTGAGGATCTTGTCAAGAAAATTATGAATTCTTTCAACAGTTCTCTTTATATACTAAATGGGGGTGAGTTTGATGAGGTTGCCTCTCAAATTCCACAAGTGGGTTCGCCTTGTTGGGATGGCCGGAAGTCGTCGAAGGATTCCGGGGAGTGTGGCAAGGGTACTGCCGAGTTGAAGGTGAAGGACAGGAGAGGATGTTACAAGagaag AAAAAGTTCCCACTCAAGAACAGATGACTCCACTGCTCTAACCGATGATGGCCATGCATGGAGAAAATATGGACAGAAAGTGATCCTCAATGCTAAATATCcaag GAACTACTTCAGGTGCACTCACAAGTATGATCAACAATGTCAAGCAATCAAGCAAGTGCAGAGAATTCAAGAAGAACCTCCTCTATACCGTACAACATATTATGGGCATCACACGTGCAAGAATTTGCTAAAAGCTTCTCAATTTGTCTTGGATCCAAGTGATCACCACGATATAGATTCCTCCATACTGATAAGCTTTAACAGCAATGGTGATCACGCTTCGAACAAGCCAAGCAACTCCCTCCTCACATCCTTCCAAACAGTAAAACAAGAATGTTGCCACAAGGAGGATGACATGAACATACCAATTAGTTATGATCCAACCGCCCAGTATAATAATCAAGCATCATCCTCTGATTATCTCTTGTCACCTGATGATTATATGTCTGCATTTGATCACGGCGATGTGATTTCTGGGGTCAACTCATCTTGCACTACGAGCTCACACAGTTTGGACATGGATGGTATCATGATGGAATCTGCTGATTTCGATGATGATGGTGTTTTCGGATTTTAA